The Erinaceus europaeus chromosome 11, mEriEur2.1, whole genome shotgun sequence DNA window gagaAGAGATGGATCATGTAAGATGAAAAGAactgaaggaggtggaggagtatgAAGAATGTTTTTGAttatagtttgacagagcagaacaatgatgtgtgGGCCGGGTATGATCAAAGAAGATGGACTTATATTAACTTCTGAGTAAACAAACCAACTCATTTGAGAACAAGAAAATGGGCTGCATGTAGAGTCTTTCGTGAAGCAGGGAGGCTTATAGAGGAGACtttttctggtggtcattttactCCATGCTTGATcttaggtagagagagactgatagaaaaGGTCATGACATCTAGACTCCCACTTTCAATTGGAGGTCCCATACCATTCTCAACCATGCCTCACAATTTCTCCACatagatgggcatttaggcttttTCCACAGTTGGAGTATGAGGATTGcatctgtgaacataggggtacaactGTCCCCTTGAATCTAAGAAAAAGTAATGCTAATATTTCTTTTCAAATGTGATGCAAAACCAATGTAAATATTTATAAAGTAAGTGCATGAATTCTGTGAGTAAACTTCCTTATTGTTAAGATTTCTGAATTACAATATTTACATACATTTCAAcacaaatatttgttttcttcttgcatAAATACTAGAGTCTTCAAAATACTGACACAATAGTCTTGCTGACATTTCCTGATTTTGTTCATCTGAACTACCTGCAGGAGGCAGTAAAATACTGCAGACTGGGGGTTTTCCTCAGTGATTGAACATGGTCCATCATTCCTACCTCCTCTCTCTACTCCAAGGCTGTGCAATCTGGAGAATCATGAGTCATTGCTGACATGTGTGCAAGCTGATATCCCTGGCTCTTTTGCCTAATTACCCTGAGTGGAGGGTGCAATTGCAGGGTCAACATGCAGACTTCTGccagccatttccgtttctgtcttgccacttctgggtgcAACATTTAAAATCCTGGGCTCCCTGATTGATAAAGATTCAAATTGCCTCGCTACCATGAGTCTGTTAATGATCATCTCCCTCGAGTTGCTGAGTGCTTAGCAGCCCCGGCTGGCTCTGGTCATGTTGtcttcaacccagagagtacatgtccaggaagaggcaccccccatgctagcccagcatgaatttatttcctttctctttctctctaggtcctcatggaattggggttcagaaccctctagtcatcttctttTAACCTTTCTCCCCATTTGGGAGTATGGCccaaaattctaaaaaaatattgTTGAGATGATGTGTCACTTAAGATGGAATTTAAAGCAACATTGGCCATAGCTTTGGTAATTACACCAATGGAGTTTCACAGACAGGCTGTTGGGGCACTAATGCTCTTTGTACCCCacttttagtaaataaatatatacagaaaTGAGCAGGTGGCTGAGGACAACACCAAGGTTCtgtgttgttggtatgcttctaattctgcttctaaaaaccccttctgtttcatttgctttaatcccccctgcttaacactacatttaatttacataaccactgtattctatttacgtaaccactgttaacaagcaccaccctccctccagggcattggtggttcagtggtagaattcttgcctgctacgccccctctccttgtcacaccctgattttcaccagtcacttttctctccaccctctctacatcacgtcctgtttacaccctacttggcaagtatatataaagacagcattgttagttttagtttagtttaatctaccttggcttagattgtgctgtatcctgcatgaataaagagatactgcctacagcccaaccatgagtcccaggtcattTGTCTCCTCTTGCAAAGCCAGTCTGACACTGTGTGGTCTGCATTATGTTCTTAGGGGGCCTCTCTGCTCATCTCCTTTTTCTTAGCACTATCAGAGATGACTATGGTTCTGACAGCCAAATGAAGAGCAAAGGCAAGAGACAACATTGAGATCCATTTTATTTCTCAACATTTCATGAaacatcagcaaaaaaaaaatatcctgCATGAACTTCCACCCAAATTACAACTACAGATTCAGAGCCAGTCACTGATGACTCTGATTTCATTAGAAAAGTGCCCATTTGGTTCTTCAAAGTTGAGAGTCACATGCATTCCATGTAGGGCCTTTGCTTCTCCATCACAAGGCCATGATGGCAGAGGCAGAGTTGTATGTGCACATTGAGGGACAAAGCTGCTACATGTCACTTCCTGTGAGCCTAAAATACAGCCTCTTATAGTCACGCAGACAAAGCAAGCAGGGTAGAATCATGGGCTCCCAGTTTCTGAACACCTTCTTGGCACAGTATTTGCAGTGACCAGTGCTCAACATGATGGACCTGGGGTGTCCTAGGTCCCTGAGAATCGTTGAGATCTGAGTACAAATCAAATTAAATGCCCCAGGATGGAGAGCTCCCTGGGGGGTGAAAGTCTCCAGAGGGGCAGGAAACAGCTGGAGACATAAATGCTGCAGCCCTGAGGTGCAGCACAGCAGCTTCTCCAGGGTGGCCATGGACAGGCGGTTCCCATGCAGGCTGAGGGAGCTGAGCTGGGAGCAGCTGctcagggcagggagcagggcttcaagctgggggtcctggaggccaCACAGACCCAGGTCCAGGTGCTGGAGGGTGGCTGCATTTATCTCCAGCAGAGCTCGCAGGGGCTCACTGACAGAGGTCAAGGGGACTCCCCTCAGACACAGGTCCTTCAGGTGATTGATGTGTGGGCTCTGGAACAGGTGAATCAAGTCTCTTTCTGTAAGTGTGCAGTTAGTGAGTGAGAAGACCTCCAATGGGGTATTAAGGAacctgggaagagagagagagagaggttaggaTAAACCAAGGGGTTGGCATGAGGGTGTAAGTTCAATGGGTGGTCACCACACACACAGGCTCAAGATTACTCTGACATAAAGTTACCCCCAAAGTAGACCAATGCTGTCTGAGGCTGAGCCATTTTGGTGCCCTTATAAGCTTGGCATTAAATtaggcattttctttctttctttctttcttccttttctctttctttctttctccccctccagtCCACCCCccccagagctttgctcagctctggcttatggtggagcagggaattgaacttaggtctttaaggcctcaggtaggagagtctctttgcataactattacgctatctcctcagtccaatTTAGGCAATTTCTAAAACATATTTCCTTGTATATCAGGCAGAGAAATGTacactttgtttttcattttttgaatGTTTGAATTTCGTAGATGCTTGTTCTAGAATAGACTCAGAAAGTGGACTCAGAGAGAACTGTCCATTGTATAAAAAACTATTTCACCTAAATGAGGGATGCTTCAACAGAGTGAAGCAGGGCATACAGTGTCTCTATCATCtaactatcttccctttccctcaagATTCTCTCTGTTtcagtcaaaaataaataaatgaataaataaataagtacatgatatgtaaaatgtaaaaaaagaaatgaaaaatggggTTATTTCCTGACTAAGGCACCACTGATTTCAGTTAAATAtttagtaccaccataaatcagatctGACAGAGTCAGGAaagtataatagtaataataatagaattggACATGCATTGGACATGCACTGTCTCCTTTACTGTGATTCTGCCAGGGCTACAAGCCTACCTGAACACCTGGTCCAGATGGCCCTGCAGGAATGAGGGAGATTCCAGGTACAGCTCTTGTAGATGGCGTAAGTGCAGGAACACCGAAGCAAATTGGTTGACAGACTGTGCccgtttctcctcctcttctgggGTGACGGCATTAGGAACGGTGATGTCGAGACTGAGTCTCCGGAGGCTTTTCATCTTGCCCAGAAGTTGACTAAACATGTGCAGGCCTGAGAATGGCCAGGTGCAGTGTACTTCTACCTCCTGGATACCACACAATGGCATGGCATGCAGAAACCTGTCATTTTTGCTGGGCAGGGAATATACTGTCACCTTCTTACAGCTGAGATGCACCCCTTTTCTTTCCTGGATCCAGTTCAGCAGGTATGTGAAGGTCTGATCTGCGGGTTTCTGACTGAGGTAGAGGTCTACACACACCTCTAAGCAGGGCACACCATCCTCATTCCTTGAAACTCcctcagccaccagtttcctcCTTTGTGAGTCCACTCGGAAGCTGACTCCAGTCCACACACTCCAGAACTTATGCCCGGTGTTTCGCAAATCCAGCACCTGCAGCTTACACCTGCTTTGGGGGAAAGAAGACACTGATGAAGACATAAGATGCAACCACAGAATAGAAACCTGGCCTTTGTGAGACACAGACTTCCCACGTCTGCTTTTCCTCCCATTTCAGACTCCagaccttctctccccatttcttttttcataacTAATGTTCAATTCACATATGTATTATCCTCTCAATTGGGAGAATCTAAAATGTGTCATGTTAATCCATTATCTGTCCATTTAAGCCAACCTAGTTtagaacctctctctctccccctcacccccaattCTATAGCTGGGGCACAGTGAATTCAGGACCATCACTCTTAGTGGACTCTTTC harbors:
- the LOC132541465 gene encoding PRAME family member 7-like; the encoded protein is MQAEGAELGAAAQGREQGLKLGVLEATHTHVQVLEGGCIYLQQSSQGLTDRGQGESPQTQVLSGSGTASLNTNEDDLTQAAFRPTLDSSSYDIIPISDWIKMSNYNPSSLLQQAFQSLLGDENLAISSLRSLPAELFPCLFLEAYTHRLWETLKALVQNWPFERLPLGALVQDVVPENPSIKAVMDGIDILLKQDVPPRCKLQVLDLRNTGHKFWSVWTGVSFRVDSQRRKLVAEGVSRNEDGVPCLEVCVDLYLSQKPADQTFTYLLNWIQERKGVHLSCKKVTVYSLPSKNDRFLHAMPLCGIQEVEVHCTWPFSGLHMFSQLLGKMKSLRRLSLDITVPNAVTPEEEEKRAQSVNQFASVFLHLRHLQELYLESPSFLQGHLDQVFRFLNTPLEVFSLTNCTLTERDLIHLFQSPHINHLKDLCLRGVPLTSVSEPLRALLEINAATLQHLDLGLCGLQDPQLEALLPALSSCSQLSSLSLHGNRLSMATLEKLLCCTSGLQHLCLQLFPAPLETFTPQGALHPGAFNLICTQISTILRDLGHPRSIMLSTGHCKYCAKKVFRNWEPMILPCLLCLRDYKRLYFRLTGSDM